One genomic region from Lacerta agilis isolate rLacAgi1 chromosome 13, rLacAgi1.pri, whole genome shotgun sequence encodes:
- the LOC117056587 gene encoding putative ubiquitin carboxyl-terminal hydrolase 50, producing MASRSTKMPDNFNIYHLLKGALPLESSDEAMDRSDDETNPQYQGLTGLRNLGNTCYMNAVIQCLCSVSPLVEYFLSGKYTASLNKEDGEIATAFAYLMNDMWLGDFDCVSPEVFRLVIGERYPAFIKKTQQDAQEFLIYVLNELHEALKKTSRRRNQGTSSSAWESRGCVSESSIITRLFEGHLNYDIMCLECQTTTYKNEIFTVLSLPIPYETECSLEECLECFFQQDILTWNNQINCSCCGIKTDAAVKASIAKAPKIVIFHLKRFDCQGSYKKKLKTDIYYPLNNLDLSSYIYPLFRKNPKYSLFAVVNHFGDLDGGHYTAYCKHPPTQSWYNFDDSQISEIPDPSVQTSAAYLLFYSSQAFTVPVKNQNG from the exons ATGGCTTCTAGGTCAACAAAGATGCCTGACAACTTCAATATATATCATCTACT CAAGGGTGCGCTTCCCTTGGAGAGTTCAGATGAGGCAATGGACAGATCCGACGATGAGACAAACCCACAATACCAAGGACTAACTGGTCTGCGGAACTTAGGCAACACCTGCTACATGAATGCTGTCATACAGTGCCTCTGCAGCGTTTCGCCGCTGGTGGAATATTTCCTCTCTGGAAAGTATACAGCATCGCTAAACAA GGAGGATGGAGAGATAGCGACTGCTTTTGCTTATTTGATGAATGACATGTGGCTGGGGGACTTTGACTGCGTGTCCCCAGAGGTGTTCCGATTGGTCATTGGTGAGCGATACCCAGCTTTCATCAAGAAGACCCAGCAGGATGCCCAGGAGTTTCTGATTTATGTCTTGAATGAGCTCCATGAAGCTCTCAAGAAG ACAAGTAGGAGAAGAAACCAGGGGACCTCATCGTCTGCTTGGGAATCCAGGGGCTGCGTCAGCGAGTCCTCCATAATCACCCGGCTTTTTGAAGGACATCTCAATTATGACATCATGTGTTTGGAATGCCAAACGACGACATACAAAAACGAGATCTTCACCGTATTATCTCTTCCCATCCCTTACGAAACTGAATGCTCGCTAGAG GAATGCCTCGAATGCTTCTTTCAGCAAGACATATTGACTTGGAACAACCAGATTAACTGCTCCTGTTGTGGGATAAAGACAGATGCCGCTGTGAAAGCCAGCATAGCGAAGGCGCCAAAAATAGTTATCTTCCATCTAAAGAG GTTTGACTGTCAAGGCAGTTATAAAAAGAAACTGAAAACGGACATCTACTATCCGTTAAATAACCTGGATTTGTCCTCTTACATATATCCACTCTTTCGGAAAAACCCAAAATACAGCTTATTTGCTGTGGTG AACCATTTTGGAGATCTGGATGGTGGCCACTACACTGCGTACtgcaaacacccccccacccaaaGCTGGTACAACTTTGACGACTCTCAGATCAGCGAGATCCCAGACCCTTCAGTGCAAACGTCTGCAGCTTATCTGCTGTTTTACAGCAGTCAAGCTTTCACTGTGCCGGTTAAAAACCAAAATGGCTAG